The sequence GCCCGCTGCAGATTCTGTCCCTCATGCTCGCCCTGTCGACCGCCCTCAACATAGCGATCACCGCGGGCCTGCTCGCTCGCCGATCCGGCGTCGGCATCCCTCAGGCGATCCTCACCGGCGCGGGCACCGCAGCCACCGGCCTGGGCATCTACTTCGCCGCCGTCGCCGCCTACAAGTGATCACGCCCGTGACTTTTGGGCATATCTTGGCTGGACCCGAGGACGTTGCCGGACTGCCCACGAAACTGCCCTCTCGGCCACTTTGCACCGTAGGTCAGAGATAGGACACCGGGGCCGACGAGGTGGCCACCACGGCGGCTCGCTGAGCGGAGCGCCCACGACGGGCTCGGCCACATCGCGGCAGCTGCTGCTCCCCCGCAACCACGACCGGGCGGTGCAGTCTGCTCACGCTCGCGCGTCCGTGACGGCGACAGTACGGCGGGCGGCCCAACTCCGTCCGAGCAGACGGCATTCCGGACCCCGGCCTGCCTCCCCTCCCCGCTGACCCTTGCTGCGAGCACAACGGCGAGAGGTGCAGTCGACGGACGGCTGGCCATGTAAACCGCCCAACGTGGCCGTGCCCGGCGGCGTCCACCAACCGGTCGGTTGTTGAACAACGCGCCGTTCGCGGGCAGCGACGGGCGCCAGACCGGTCGAACGTGTTCAGGAAGGGTGTTCATCAACTCGGCGTGTTCAAGAACCTCTTGGAACCCTTTTCTGTACGGTGTTGGGCACGACGACGACCGCAGAGTGGGCTGACGCCGACAGCCCGATGGAGACCTTCCCCGCGAACGCGTCCGGGGCCCGAGTCGGATACGGGCGGGTGTCCACGCAGGGGCAGCTGCTCGACCGGCAGATCGCGGCTCTCGAAGCGGCCGGTTGCGTCCGGGTCTTCACGGACAAGAAGTCCGGCAAGAACGCGGAGCGCGAGGAACTGTGGAAGTGCCTCGACTACCTCCGGCCCGGCGACACCCTCGTGGTGCCCTCGCTCGACCGCCTCGGCCGCTCGATCCAGGACCTGATCTCCATCGTGGCGGGCCTGCGCAAGCGCGGGATCGGCTTCCAGTCCCTGCACGAGTCCCTCGACACGACCACGCCCGGCGGCCGCCTGGTCTTCCACGTGTTTGCCGCGCTCGCCGAGTTCATCCGCGAGCTGATCGTGCAGGGCACCCATGAGGGCCTGGCTGCCGCACGCGCCCGCGGCGAGCGGATCGGCCGGCCACCCGCCATGACGGAGGAACAGATCCGGCATGCCCGCGGGCTGCTGACCGACCCGGAGAACACGATCACCTCGATCGCCAAGCTGCTGGGCGTCTCCAGGACTACGATCTACAAGTACGTGCCGGAGCTGGCGGCCGGGAGGGACTCCCTGAGCGCCGTCTCGCCCACGACCGCGCTGCCCGGGCCTCGTTGAGCGTTGAACCGAGGACGGCGAGGGGGCGTGGACCAGGTCCACGCCCCCTCGCGGTCTTTCCTGCTCACCCCGTGGAAATTTCTCAAATCCATGAGTCCGCCCAGAGAGGTCGCGGCAACCCAGCGTCGACAATCCAAGATCGCGTCGAGTCGCCTAATTTGTTCGTCTCGACCAGGGCATCGGCCTTCTCGCGTGCGCCCGCCGTCTCGGCCTGTCGCTGAATACGGTCAAGCGCTATGCCCGTCATAGCGAGCCGGACCGCACGGTCCGGGCTCCCATCTATCGGGCCTGCCTGGTCGACCCCTACCGCGCCCATCTGCGCAGACGTCGTACCCAGGACCTAACCGTCCCCGTCACCGACCTGCTGGCGGAGATCCGAGAACAGGGCTACACCGGCAGCGCTAACCTCCTGGTCCGCTACGTCAATCAAGGACGCGTCAAGGCCGACCACGCCGCCCTGTCACCCCGCAAGGTCACTGGCCTGCTCACCTGCCGCCCCGGCCGCCTCTCCGACGACCAGCGCGACCAGCTCACCGGAGCCTGCCCGCAGATGACCGTGCTGGCCGACCAGATCCACACCTTCGCCGAACTACTGGCTTCGCACGAGGACAATGCCGGGAAGCTGACGGCCTGGATCAACCGGACTCACGCCGCTGACCTGCCCTTTCTCCACTCCTACGCCAATGGCCTGGAGCGTGACCGCGCCGCCGTCGAGGCCGCCCTCACCCTGCCCTGGCACAACGGCCGCACCGAGGGCGCCAACACGAAGATCAAGTTACTCAAGCGCCTGATGTACGGCCGCGCCAGCCACCGCCTGCTACGCCAGATCGTCCTGCTCAACTGAAGCCCGGTCCGGACGATCAACGCTTACGAAAATCTTGGAAGAGCCGCTCGTTTGACAGACCCTGACGACATCGAGCGCCTGGTCGATCACGGCGTGCGAGTTCACTGCTTCCTGCAGCTGCGCGTTCTCATCACGCAGTACCGCGACCTGTTCGTCGAACGCGACGAAGACTCAGCGTCGGCCAGGCAGCTCTGTGTCAAAGAATTTGATCACCGAAGTAACCAGCATAAGGGCGTACACCGCGTTGATACGCGAGTACTGAGTCCGGGAGACGCCGTGTGCGCTGGGATGGCGTCCGAAGGTGCGCGGGATCGGGTCGCCGTTCTTGGGGAAGTACTTGGCGTGCGCGTACCAGACCGGGGCGAAGGTGCAGGCGACCTTGTACTTGTAGTCGTCCATCTTGAACTTGATGCCTTTGGTCTTGAAGTCGTTCTTCGTGAGCTGCACGCGGGCGGCGTTGTCGAAGTGGCGCTGGAGAATGGAGTCGAGCAGGTTGGCGGCCAACGCCTGAGCTGCGCTGGTGTGACCATCGCGCAGGGCACGTGCGACGTCGAGGGCGAAGCCTCGGGCATCGTGAACTGCTGAGTGGTCAACTT is a genomic window of Streptomyces sp. NBC_00414 containing:
- a CDS encoding recombinase family protein yields the protein MGTTTTAEWADADSPMETFPANASGARVGYGRVSTQGQLLDRQIAALEAAGCVRVFTDKKSGKNAEREELWKCLDYLRPGDTLVVPSLDRLGRSIQDLISIVAGLRKRGIGFQSLHESLDTTTPGGRLVFHVFAALAEFIRELIVQGTHEGLAAARARGERIGRPPAMTEEQIRHARGLLTDPENTITSIAKLLGVSRTTIYKYVPELAAGRDSLSAVSPTTALPGPR
- a CDS encoding transposase, whose translation is MLTCRPGRLSDDQRDQLTGACPQMTVLADQIHTFAELLASHEDNAGKLTAWINRTHAADLPFLHSYANGLERDRAAVEAALTLPWHNGRTEGANTKIKLLKRLMYGRASHRLLRQIVLLN